One Streptomyces sp. 840.1 genomic window, CCCATCAAGGCTCACTACAACGTGCCTTCCCAGTAGGTTAGTTGACGGAACGCGGCAGTGGCAGTGGGTGCCGTACTTCGCTACGATCGCATCGGTCGCGTGCATGCCGCGGATAGTTGACGGAAATGGGCGGGAAGAGCCGGTGACGATGTCGAGATTGTTCCTCAAATTGCCTTCGGAAGAAGCGGAATTCCGTCTGTTCTGCTTCCCGTACTCGGGTTGTGGCGCTTCGATGTACGTGAAGTGGCCGGACCGGATCGGTCCGGTCGAGGTCGTGCCGCTCCAGCTTCCCGGCCGGGAGAACCGGATGCGGGAGCCGCACTACGGGACCTACGAAGAGCTCGCAGTCGACGTGGTCGACGGGCTGGCGCAGTATCTGGACCGGCCGTACGGGGTGTTCGGGCACTGCGGCGGGGCGCTCCCCGCCTTCGAGGCCGTGCTGCGCATACAGGAACTCGGGCTTCGCCCGCCGTCGCGCTGTTTCGTCTCCTCCCAGGTCGCACCGCAGGACGGCCCGCACGGCCGGTTCCTCGGCCTGTCCGACGACGGTCTGCGGGCCGAACTGTCCGGCCTGTTCGCCGAGCTCGGATCGGCCGAGCCGCCCGCGGAGATGATCGACATGTTCCTCGAGGTGATGACCGCCGACCTGGAGGCGAACAGGCGGTACGTGAAGCCGGCGGCGGGACGCGCTCCCTGCCCGCTCACCGTGGTGGGCTGGGACCGTGACCAGGAAGTGCCGCACGAGCTGATGGGCGGCTGGGAGCGGTGGGCCGAGGCCGACAAGATCGTCCTCCCCGGCACGCACTACACCTTCCTCGGCGCACCGGCGGAGTTGATGGAGCGCCTGCGCTCCGACCTGGTGGGCGGCTGATCCACCGCCTCATTCGGCCAGGCCGGGAGCCGGGCTCGAAGCGGCGAGATGCGCCTCTCCCGCCTCCCTCCAGAGCCGGGGGGCCGTGCCCATCCGGCTTCCCTCCACGGAGGCGATCCGGTAGGCCGTCGCCACGGTCGAATGCGCCAGCATGCCTCGTACTCCGTGCAGTTGAATCGCCAGCCGGGTGCACCGGAGGACATGCTCGGTCGCCGCCGCGAGCACCTGTGCGGCGTGGGCCGCGCAGTCCCGGCCGAGGTCGTGCCGCCAGGCCGCCTCGTGCAGCAGAAGCCGCCAGCCGTCCGCCGCCCCGACCAGCTGGGCGAGCCGGTGGGCGACCGTCTGGAGCTCCACCAGCGGCCGCCCGAACTGAATACGGCGGTTGACGTGGCCGCGCGCGGTATCGACGGCCCGGTCGGCGACGCCCAGGAGGAGCGCCGCCTGCCTGATGCGCGCCGCGTCAAGGCTCCGCCGCAGCTGCCCGTCATCCGGGGTGGCCGGCGCCGCGGGGGCGCCGGAGAACTGCAGGCGCCGGCCCGGCAGGCCGAGCAGTGCGCTCCCGCGCGAGCTGGAGGTGCCGGGGTCCGGGCGCACGACGTACCAGCGGTGGTCCCCGCCCTGGGCCACCGCGCGGACCACCGCGAGGCTCACCTCGCAGTCCGGCAGGTACTCGCTCTCGCCCCAGAGCCTGTTCTCGTCGTCGGCGCGCAGGGTCGGCGCGCAGTGCACACCGATCGTGACCGCGTGAGCGGTGCCTTTGATGACCTGCTTGACCAGGGAGTCCGGCAGCCGGTCGGCTGCCGCGAGTTCAAGGGCCAGCATGGTCTCCCGGTGGGCGGCCAGCGGCACGAGGCCGCGCCCGAGCTGCACGTTGACGATGATGTCCGCGCTGAGCCCGAGTCCGAACCCGCCGAGCCGCTCCGGAAGGCTGAGTTCGGGCACCCCGATCGCCGCGAGCTCGGCCTGGACGTCGCTCGTCCTGCTGAGAGCGGCGTCCACGGCGTCGGCGAGCTGGACCTGAAAGGGGTCCATCTGAAGATCCACGGTCTATCCCCCTGTCTCCACGTCCTCGAGCAACCGGGCACCTGTGACGATGTCGAGCAGGACTTCCGAGGCGCCGCCCGAGACCGTGAGTCCTGGAGCCTCGCGATAGGCCGCCTCGAGCGCGGACCCACCGGTCTCGAAGCCGGACTCGATGACCTGGGTACCCAGGGTGTCGAGTGCCCACCAGGAGATGGCCTGGGCGGTCTCACTGCAGTGCCACTTGGCCAGGGAGGCATCGCTGATGTCGGGCCGGTCCTCCTGCAGATGCTGCATGGCGCGGCAGGTCAGGAGCCGGCTCGCGTCGAGCCGTGCCCGGTGTTTCGCGAATTCCGCGACATCCGCGCCCCGCGTTTCACCCGGCACCCCGTCGTGAGCGGTGAGGCTCCGCGCCGCGAGGCCGAGCCAGTGCCCGGCCCTGGCGTAGTAGTCGAGTCCACTGCGTTCCGCGGCGAACATCCGGGTGATGAGTGACCATCCTTGCCCTGCGGCTCCGAAGAGTGCCTCGGGCCCGACACTCACGTCCACCAGCGCGATGTCGTGGAACTGCTCGTCGGCAAGGCTGGGAAGGGGACGTACGGAGACCCCGGCCGTGCTCATGGGGACGAGGAACAGGCTGATCCCCTGGTACCGGCTCTCGCTCACGTCCGTCCGGACGGCGCACAGGGCGATGTCGGCGTAGGCGCTCTTCAGGTTGTAGGTCTTGCGCCCGTTGAGGACCCAGCCTTCGCCGCCCGGTCCCGGAGCGGCGCGGGTGGTGACGCTCGCCAGGTCGGAGCCGTGTTCCGGTTCGGTGAAGAGGATGCACGCCGTGAGGTCCCCGGAGGCGAGCCGCGGCAGGAGTGTGCGTTTCTGCTCCTCGGTGCCCGACTGGAGGATCAGGGAGCCGACGATCTGCACGGAGATGTAGTAGAGGCTCTGGGGTATGCCGTGTCTGACCAGCTCTTCCAGCAGTACGACGGTCTCGGTGAAGTCTCCGTCCCTGCCTCCGTATTCCGCCGGCCACGACGGAGCGAGAATACCCTCGCGCCCGAGATGACGATAGAGCTCGCGGACGTCGCCGTCCATACCGTCGTTCCTCTGGTGTACCGCGTGCAGCAGGCGACGGGTTTCTGTGGCCGACAGGGTGGATTTGAGCTCTTGTCTGAAGTCAACGGTTCTGTTAGGGACGCCGAAATCCATGGCTTGATCCTTGTCGAGACTCGATGGCAACACTACTGTGGCACACGTTCACAACCTTCGCAGTATTTTGACTGTCTCTCAGATGCCTTGCTGTGAGGTCGAGTTGGGGTTCCCAAGACCGCACTGAGCGCGAGGCCCAAGACCCGAACACGCCATTCCGGTTTAACTGCCCGTCACTCTTGGTGGACTTGGGGAGAAATGAGTCAGCAAAGCGAGTTACTCCGCAGACTGCGTGGTATGTCGGCGGACCGAAGAGAAGATCTGCTCTCCCGGCTGGACAATGTCTCGCGAGGTGCGCGCACTGCGCCATTGTCCTTCCGGCAGGAACAGCTGTGGCTGTTCGACAAGGTTTCCTCCAGCGGCGCGGCGTACGGAATCGGATTCGCGATCCGCCTTCGCGGACCGCTCGACGAGCGCCTGCTCGGACACGCGCTGAATGACGTCGTCGAGAGGCACAGCGTTCTTCGCTCCGTATTCCCGCACGAGCACGAGACCGGGGTCCAGGTCGTGCGGCCGCCCCGGCCCGTCCCGCTGGAGAGCGAGCCGTGCGGAGAGCGGGGCCCGGAGGAACACGGGGCGAGGATCGTCGGCACGGAGCTGCGCAAGGGCTTCGACCTCAACGCCGAGAGCCCCGTGCGTCTGCGTCTGCTC contains:
- a CDS encoding acyl-CoA dehydrogenase family protein, yielding MDGDVRELYRHLGREGILAPSWPAEYGGRDGDFTETVVLLEELVRHGIPQSLYYISVQIVGSLILQSGTEEQKRTLLPRLASGDLTACILFTEPEHGSDLASVTTRAAPGPGGEGWVLNGRKTYNLKSAYADIALCAVRTDVSESRYQGISLFLVPMSTAGVSVRPLPSLADEQFHDIALVDVSVGPEALFGAAGQGWSLITRMFAAERSGLDYYARAGHWLGLAARSLTAHDGVPGETRGADVAEFAKHRARLDASRLLTCRAMQHLQEDRPDISDASLAKWHCSETAQAISWWALDTLGTQVIESGFETGGSALEAAYREAPGLTVSGGASEVLLDIVTGARLLEDVETGG
- a CDS encoding acyl-CoA dehydrogenase family protein gives rise to the protein MDPFQVQLADAVDAALSRTSDVQAELAAIGVPELSLPERLGGFGLGLSADIIVNVQLGRGLVPLAAHRETMLALELAAADRLPDSLVKQVIKGTAHAVTIGVHCAPTLRADDENRLWGESEYLPDCEVSLAVVRAVAQGGDHRWYVVRPDPGTSSSRGSALLGLPGRRLQFSGAPAAPATPDDGQLRRSLDAARIRQAALLLGVADRAVDTARGHVNRRIQFGRPLVELQTVAHRLAQLVGAADGWRLLLHEAAWRHDLGRDCAAHAAQVLAAATEHVLRCTRLAIQLHGVRGMLAHSTVATAYRIASVEGSRMGTAPRLWREAGEAHLAASSPAPGLAE
- a CDS encoding thioesterase II family protein; amino-acid sequence: MSRLFLKLPSEEAEFRLFCFPYSGCGASMYVKWPDRIGPVEVVPLQLPGRENRMREPHYGTYEELAVDVVDGLAQYLDRPYGVFGHCGGALPAFEAVLRIQELGLRPPSRCFVSSQVAPQDGPHGRFLGLSDDGLRAELSGLFAELGSAEPPAEMIDMFLEVMTADLEANRRYVKPAAGRAPCPLTVVGWDRDQEVPHELMGGWERWAEADKIVLPGTHYTFLGAPAELMERLRSDLVGG